One segment of Solanum stenotomum isolate F172 chromosome 1, ASM1918654v1, whole genome shotgun sequence DNA contains the following:
- the LOC125877385 gene encoding increased DNA methylation 2 gives MDNNFTGLVPTDDQFFLLYFIIGTYFGPDLLVEYPKRSVLQRKSLGLPPYSSNQLAGSCLRTIEVERVYYHSLRKADRSVVLAQPWLHQYFHGKLPTLYRKQPATYPRFCDLFPPSLHPHLCCDVYNVIANIVFINDPDTSYIEPDSVKRFKKLTGLEHLIMDKDCTKSQADVDYEALSNIRKTEMSNPDDILQYASLAASSLPYKETPSCTEPFNDLPLDNMSFTSLLKDACDEPFNDVPPDSNGQSDTRPFSSLLKDACDGSCSNMPPHCNGQFDTSLCRSLLKNDGVGQFTDAPPDSSTKSDGTPFSSLFKDVSPLAEESMGPSSKHTNSEDLELSIVFLPSRPSEEELSNIVAATKSGFAVAGSAAKGKIGPVLGLLDVGESEDAYLFRVSLPGVKRDEREFTCEVEIDGKVLIKGMTTGDRTVHKYSQVFEMQTQNLCPTGDFTISFKLPGPVDPQEFSGIFGTDGILEGIVLKAET, from the exons ATGGACAACAACTTCACTGGATTGGTTCCAACGGATGATCAGTTTTTCCTCCTTTACTTTATCATTGGAACCTACTTTGGACCAGATCTCCTGGTTGAATATCCCAAAAGGTCAGTTTTGCAAAGAAAAAGTCTAGGCCTACCTCCATACAGTTCCAATCAACTAGCTGGTTCATGCCTAAGAACCATAGAAGTAGAAAGGGTTTACTATCATTCACTGAGAAAGGCAGATCGGTCTGTTGTCCTGGCACAACCGTGGCTGCATCAGTACTTTCATGGAAAGCTTCCTACTCTTTACCGCAAACAACCAGCAACTTATCCTCGGTTTTGTGATCTATTTCCTCCCAGCCTGCATCCCCATTTATGCTGTGATGTGTATAATGTTATTGCAAACATTGTGTTCATCAATGACCCTGATACCAGTTATATTGAACCAGATAGTGTTAAGAGGTTCAAGAAGCTCACTGGTCTAGAACATCTGATCATGGACAAAGATTGCACAAAATCACAAGCCGATGTTGATTACGAAGCTCTAAGTAATATTCGAAAAACGGAGATGTCCAATCCCGATGATATCCTCCAATATGCATCATTAGCTGCTAGTAGCCTACCATATAAGGAGACGCCTTCATGTACTGAACCATTTAATGATTTACCACTTGACAATATGTCTTTTACTAGTCTTTTGAAGGATGCTTGTGATGAACCATTTAATGATGTTCCACCTGATAGCAATGGACAATCTGACACTAGACCTTTTAGTAGTCTCTTGAAGGATGCTTGTGATGGTTCATGTAGTAATATGCCACCTCATTGCAATGGACAATTTGACACTTCACTTTGTAGAAGTCTCTTGAAGAATGATGGTGTCGGCCAGTTTACTGATGCACCACCAGATAGCTCTACAAAATCTGATGGTACTCCTTTTAGTAGTCTCTTTAAGGATGTCAGTCCTCTGGCGGAAGAGTCTATGGGTCCATCATCAAAGCACACCAACTCTGAGGACTTAGAGCTTAGTATTGTCTTCCTTCCTTCTCGCCCTTCTGAGGAGGAGCTAAGTAACATTGTTGCTGCTACTAAAAGTGGATTTGCAGTGGCTGGGAGTGCAGCAAAGGGTAAGATAGGACCAGTTCTCGGGCTCTTGGATGTAGGAGAAAGCGAGGATGCTTACTTGTTCCGTGTATCGCTCCCTGGAGTAAAGAGAGATGAAA GAGAATTTACTTGTGAAGTGGAGATTGATGGTAAAGTGTTGATTAAGGGAATGACAACTGGTGATAGGACAGTCCACAAGTACTCTCAAGTATTCGAGATGCAAACTCAAAACCTATGTCCAACAGGAGATTTCACCATCTCTTTCAAGCTGCCAGGCCCAGTTGACCCTCAAGAATTTTCTGGTATTTTTGGCACTGATGGAATTCTCGAGGGAATCGTATTGAAAGCAGAAACATAA